Proteins co-encoded in one Paraburkholderia edwinii genomic window:
- the nusG gene encoding transcription termination/antitermination protein NusG, whose protein sequence is MSDTPASPSGKRWYVVHAYSGMEKSVQRALQERIERAGMQDKFGQILVPTEEVVEVKGGHKSVTERRFFPGYVLVEMEMTDETWHLVKNTAKVTGFVGGARNRPSPISPREVEKIMSQMQEGVEKPRPKTLFEVGEMVRVKDGPFTDFNGSVEEVNYEKSRVRVSVTIFGRATPVELEFGQVEKL, encoded by the coding sequence CCGGCATCCCCGAGTGGAAAACGTTGGTACGTCGTGCACGCCTATTCCGGTATGGAGAAGAGCGTGCAACGTGCGCTTCAGGAGCGTATTGAGCGTGCCGGCATGCAGGATAAGTTCGGCCAGATTCTCGTCCCGACGGAAGAAGTCGTTGAGGTGAAGGGCGGTCACAAATCGGTGACGGAGCGTCGCTTCTTCCCCGGCTACGTCTTGGTCGAAATGGAAATGACCGACGAAACGTGGCACTTGGTTAAGAACACGGCCAAGGTTACCGGTTTCGTTGGCGGCGCGCGCAACCGCCCGAGCCCGATTTCGCCGCGCGAAGTCGAAAAGATCATGTCGCAGATGCAGGAAGGCGTGGAGAAACCGCGTCCGAAGACCCTGTTCGAGGTTGGCGAGATGGTCCGCGTGAAGGATGGTCCGTTTACCGACTTCAACGGCAGCGTCGAAGAGGTCAATTACGAGAAGTCGCGAGTTCGCGTTTCTGTCACGATTTTCGGTCGAGCCACACCGGTCGAA